ACTTGGGTTGTGGCCGGTGCTAGGCACTTGGGTTTTTTCATAGCGGGAGAGTAATCCTTTTGCCCTTCGCAGGGTTGTAACCCTAAGACCTTGACTATCGAACTTTCTTTCCTTCTCTATTAATGAATTAAGGCAAACCTTTTGCctttctttcaaaaaaaaaaaaaactcatctGGTTGGATGCTTTTGCTAGCTGTATGCTAGATATATGTTGGCAACCTTTGAACCCTGTAGGTAGGTTTTTTTTGCCCCATAGCTTGTTTTCGATATCGAGATTGAGCAACGGGTTTTCCTACCAATTTGTTTTCCTTTGCTGGGCATAGGTATGTCCCTTTCTTTTCCTTTCTCTTGTTTGTTTTGGAAACCGAACAGGTGTATTTCTGTTATGGTTGTAATGGAAAGGGGGGAAAAGTCCCAATTGGAAAAAAAAATCTACAATTTTCAGATACAAATTTGAAACATACACAAACACCTAGAAACAAAAAGGCAAATCCAACAAGAATAGTGTGAAAAATGGCAACGCACAAATCGATACTATTCACACATCAATTTTTCTTTTTACATTTCTCTCTTTGTGTTTTAAATTTGGTTTTCCCAATTTTGTAAAACCTTaaaattataaaaaaaattaTAAGTGGTATCATGCTATCATCTAGCGGGTGGTATCACAAGATATGTTCTCCAGCATACGAGCTGGCCCGGCATGGCACGACACGTAAAGCCTCCATCCCATGAAGCCACGCGGTTGGCATGCGCGAGATTACATTGGTACTTCAGCATATTCCTTGATGTGAGCTCCCTGAATGCCTCTTCTTCCTCACCGCAACACGAAGTTTCAGCTTGCTCCTCATCGAGGGATCAAGTCCATCGACTGCATAACCTCGGCTAGGAGCGAGTCATCGTCAAAATCCAGCCGCCATGCCTTTCTAAATCCGGCTGGGCCGCCTCCTCCTTTGATTCCCTTCTCCAACACCTTCTCTAGCTCCAGCACGCGAAGCCAAGGGACCGTGCCCAGGCTGCGGGGCTAGGAACCTGTGTCAGCATGGCACAACCCGTCTATATAGTGCCACCGACGTGCCGTGTCGTGCCAGTCACACGGAGGTTGCGCTGTGCCGGTGCTGACCGGCAAGGTTATTCTCCACCATCCTCGGGGCGAGTGGGTAGAGAGGAAAATCCAAGCCCAACGACCCGATGTAAATGGACCAACCTTTCCATGGTGACCCATTGGTGACACAAATTTGAGATGAAGTTTGGGTCCGGACGAATCTTTCATATCTAAACTTTTTTTAGGGAAAGCCACCACGGCTAATCTAACCATTTTCTTCAAACCTATGAAAACCTGGAAAGAATCGGAACAAAACCGGAGCTCACATACACGTGCGAAAACAGCGAGCACACAATGGGCCGGCCCATCGGAAATTCCTTGAGGCGATGCGCGATACCGCACGCTGCGTGCGTGGTATAGAAGCACCCGTTGCCCTGGACAAAGCACTCCAGAAAAGGCAAAAAGGACAGCCATGCCTGATGCCTGATGTCATCTAGAAATCATATCGCGAACTGTTCAAATTCAGGGATGCTCACAGGGAACGAAAAAGGCTAAAAAGGGCAAAAGGCCGATCTGGAACTGGCACCAAATCTCGACAGCCCTCCACATCTCGAACCAATTTAATTGCCGTGCGACCGGGTCAATAAACCGGTGCCGTCGCCGTCCGCCGAGCGACGCGCGACACCGACGTCCGGCCGGTGCTTTTCGTTCTCTTCTGGGCTGTCTTGCAAGGATGCGAGCCAATAAATCTGGCTCGCGTTCTAGAAGGAAACTTGAACGGCGCGAGAGGGGAGGAGAGAAGCGTTGTAGAATCTCAGCGTGGAACGAACGGATCACAAGGTTGCCAGGCGTCGCCACGGTAGCCCGATTGCGTACACCGTGGTACTATCGATGCATACCTTGGTAGGTAGGTAGCTATCCCAGTGAGTGTGCAGGCCGCGACATGCAGTATGCTGGATGCCTGAATTGCTGATGAGTGATGACTGAGGATGATGCACATGAACCCAGCAATTTTTTGTTGTGAGATTATCTTCCTGGCCCGATCGATCAGGCAAGCATGGAACAAATACAGCGGCCGGGCAAAAAGGGAAAACGGTAAATTAGTCTAGGAAGGTCCTGGTGGTTAATgatgcgcgcgcgcgcgcgcggagTACATGGAGCTAGGTGGATCGATCGTCGGCGCGCGCCGGCCTAGAGCAGGTGGGCGGCGCTGTCGTACATGACGTTCCACGACGAGTCGAGCGTCGGGAAGCAcgtctgctgctgctgctgctggtggtGCTGGTGTTGTTGTTGGAGACGGTGGTGGAGCGTGGCCGCGTCGGCGTCGGACGGCAGGTGGAGGGCGTCCCCGAACGACGCGCCGGTGTAGGTGGGGCAGTTCAGCATCGCGGCGGCGGACGCGTTGAACGATGCGGGCATCAGGACGTCGTCGCCGGTCCCGGGCTCGGCCTGGATGCCGGTGACGTGCTGCACCATGAGGCGGAAGTTGGCGGGGTCGGTGCTGATGTAGGTGGTTGGCGCGCGCTTGGACGCCCGCGGCCGCCGCTTCCCGGCGCGCCCGGCGACGCCCAGGCCCAGGCGCCTCTTGTTCGACGTCGCGGCGGGGTTGACGGAGGTGTTGATGGGTGTGGACGGCGGGCGCGGCGCCGCGTCCGACGCGACCAACACGGAGTCGCAGGTGAGCCCCGTCGGTGGCGGCGCGGAGGCGAACCAGTTGTTGTTGCCGCCGCTGGAGCCGGCGAAGTCGGtgaggagggaggaggaggaggacggggaggaggtggaggcggcggccgggGAGTAGTGGTCGGGCATGGAGTAGTGCAGCGCGCGCGCCATGGCGGCGTCGGTGTAGTAGTCGGTCGGGAGGAAGGACGCCGGTGGCTGCGCCAGGCAGGACATGGCGTCCATGGGGCGATCGAGGCGGGTCAGGCACGTTCAAATTCAGCAGGCAGCTCGGTGGGTAGTGTGAGTGTAGTACAGGATGAGAAGGTGGGTGGGTTGTTGCGGTTTGGGAATGGTGAGAGGGAGGCGGGGTGTACATATAGAGGAGTCGCGGGTAGAGGGAGGAAGATAGGGGTCCCAGGGGAAAGCGCGTGGGCGCATCGGCATCGGGGTGTGTCGGCGTGTTCGGGGGTGGAGCGGGGCCGCGCGCGCGGCATCGGCATGCCCCGGTGTCGGACTCCACCGCCACCCCCATCCATCAACGCCAGCCAGCCAGCCTGGAGTCAACTCTACGAGCACACAGTACACAGATCAGGCCAGAGAGCGGCCGCCTGCCTGCGTGGCGCGGCCGCGTGCGCCCAGCGTCGCGTACGGCTTGGAGCACCGTCGGCGACGCCCGACGGTGTGGCGCCGCGCCGTGAAAAGGTGAAAACGGAAAGTTGGTCGGAGCGGCGCGGCGTACATACTACAGAGCCATGTCGATCGGCGGTGGCAAGTGGCGCTCACGTTCCACGGGACCGAGAGGGAGGGTCAGCATGCAACGGCCGCGAAGCAGCAGCTGACCCACGCTGCGCTTTCCGCTAAACACACGCACGTACGTACTGTACGACGGTGCGACCGCGTGGGCGTCGGGTTCGAGCCGCGACTGACGGAATGGGGGCGAGTGATGCTACCAACCCCATCTCCAGTCTCGACCGTACCGAGAACGAACGCCACCGTACGGCCGAATCGGCAGCTGCTCCTGAGATCCCGTGTAGCTGTCGGTCCAGCTGCACTGCTCTTGCTCCATCAGTGTTTCCAACTTGTTAAATAAATCAATAAAAAGAGGTCTATGTATCTTTCGATGCAGGAAGAACAACAAAGAAAATCAACTAATGACTCCAATATCTAGATCATAAGAGAAAATCACCTTGCTAGCGGAGAAATGAGCTATACGTACGCATCGAATCtagaggtcttatgcatctttGTGGAAGTTATATATCTGATCTCCTCTTTCAAAACTCTTAAAAAGATGCAGGAATCATAGAAATGATGGGAGAGTAAGCAAACTCAAGAGGGTCAAGAATGGATGTCAATTTCACATTGGGAAAGAAGATCCATTTTTTAAAACTCAAGAAAAATGGCCGTTGACACTTTCTAAGCCGTCGGGTACCAGATCTAGAACGTTTTCCGCAGTGAGTATCAAGCTACCCGGGCAGCTGCCTGAAACCCCGGTACGAAATCCGGAACACGTTCCCCCTGGGTACCGACAGCAAACTTCTATTACGAAACCGCGATATCCTCTGCATCCCCGCTCTGATTTTAGAGAACTtgatgtggtgacccagcgtaccactgcatggtgtagtacacaagtcgttgacataacacaagtgaaacaccgttccactcatattacatctctcagagtggtacaacagaaacatatgcgagtccaaggtatgtctatagaagtacacacgaactgtttacataagatcaacacaacctcctactttacagtgaggtaaaacttcaaataaagctccagaagaacg
This region of Lolium perenne isolate Kyuss_39 chromosome 2, Kyuss_2.0, whole genome shotgun sequence genomic DNA includes:
- the LOC127331445 gene encoding uncharacterized protein, producing MDAMSCLAQPPASFLPTDYYTDAAMARALHYSMPDHYSPAAASTSSPSSSSSLLTDFAGSSGGNNNWFASAPPPTGLTCDSVLVASDAAPRPPSTPINTSVNPAATSNKRRLGLGVAGRAGKRRPRASKRAPTTYISTDPANFRLMVQHVTGIQAEPGTGDDVLMPASFNASAAAMLNCPTYTGASFGDALHLPSDADAATLHHRLQQQHQHHQQQQQQTCFPTLDSSWNVMYDSAAHLL